Proteins encoded by one window of Candidatus Binatia bacterium:
- a CDS encoding outer membrane beta-barrel protein, translating to MKPIYGIVLACFAVLATAAWTAPAHSFGLSGAGVRLGTTDAEHADASLSGGGHLEFEEAGSRVHIMPSVLFWSNSGLKDVNPNFDLYYHFAPSGRVSPYVGAGAAVHMYSADGPGDPGTDLGLNLFGGALFPMGSSRLFAELRYSATDLSQTSLFGGVTFPISH from the coding sequence ATGAAGCCAATTTATGGGATCGTGCTGGCGTGCTTCGCGGTGCTCGCGACCGCCGCGTGGACCGCGCCCGCGCATTCGTTCGGTCTTTCCGGGGCGGGCGTACGTCTCGGCACCACCGACGCCGAGCACGCCGATGCGTCGCTGTCGGGAGGCGGCCACCTGGAGTTCGAAGAGGCCGGCTCGCGCGTGCACATCATGCCCAGCGTTCTCTTCTGGTCCAACAGCGGCCTGAAGGACGTGAATCCCAATTTCGACCTCTACTACCACTTCGCGCCCTCGGGGCGTGTCAGCCCGTACGTGGGCGCCGGAGCCGCCGTGCACATGTACTCCGCCGACGGCCCGGGAGACCCCGGCACGGACCTCGGATTGAACCTGTTCGGGGGCGCGCTCTTCCCGATGGGATCGAGCCGGCTCTTCGCGGAGCTCCGGTACTCGGCCACGGATCTGTCGCAGACGTCGCTCTTCGGAGGGGTGACGTTCCCGATCTCGCACTGA
- a CDS encoding threonine/serine dehydratase → MRTLELPSLDQVRAARERIRGVAIRTPLLRLNVDGPAEIWLKCENLQPIGSFKLRGAGNAMALLPPEALQRGVYTASAGNMAQGVAWCARRLGIPCSVVVPDHAPAIKTAAIERLGASVLKVPFPTWWRVMMEHRYEGMSGTFIHPFSDPAVLAGNGTIALEILEDLPDPDAVLVPYGGGGLSTGIAAVLRALAPRVRVHACEIATAAPLAVSLAAGAPSPVEYTPSFVDGIGGTTVFEEVWPHARELLAGSLVVSLEEAAAALRLLVERNRLVAEGAGAVPVAAALRGLPDARKIVCVVSGGNIDPQKTAAILSGKLP, encoded by the coding sequence ATGAGGACGCTCGAGCTCCCCTCGCTCGACCAGGTCCGCGCCGCGCGCGAGCGGATCCGCGGCGTCGCGATCCGCACGCCGCTCCTCCGCCTGAACGTAGACGGCCCGGCCGAGATCTGGCTCAAGTGCGAGAACCTCCAGCCGATCGGCTCCTTCAAGCTGCGCGGCGCCGGGAACGCGATGGCGCTCCTCCCTCCCGAGGCGCTCCAGCGAGGCGTCTACACGGCGAGCGCCGGGAACATGGCGCAGGGGGTCGCCTGGTGCGCCCGGCGTCTGGGGATTCCCTGCTCCGTCGTGGTTCCCGATCACGCGCCGGCGATCAAGACGGCGGCAATCGAACGGCTGGGCGCCTCGGTCCTCAAGGTCCCGTTTCCGACCTGGTGGCGCGTGATGATGGAACATCGGTACGAGGGGATGAGCGGGACTTTCATCCACCCCTTCTCCGATCCCGCCGTCCTGGCCGGCAATGGAACGATCGCGCTGGAGATCTTGGAGGACCTGCCCGATCCCGACGCCGTCCTGGTTCCCTACGGCGGCGGCGGACTCTCGACGGGAATCGCCGCAGTCCTGCGCGCGCTGGCTCCGAGGGTGCGCGTTCATGCGTGCGAGATCGCCACGGCCGCGCCTCTCGCCGTTTCCCTGGCGGCAGGCGCTCCCAGCCCCGTCGAGTACACGCCCAGCTTCGTGGACGGAATCGGAGGAACCACCGTGTTCGAGGAGGTCTGGCCCCACGCGCGGGAGCTGCTCGCGGGCAGCCTGGTCGTCTCTCTGGAAGAGGCGGCGGCTGCCCTGCGGCTCCTCGTGGAGCGCAATCGACTGGTTGCCGAGGGGGCCGGAGCGGTGCCGGTCGCGGCGGCGCTCAGGGGGCTGCCTGACGCGAGGAAGATCGTGTGCGTGGTATCCGGCGGGAACATCGATCCTCAAAAAACGGCCGCGATCCTCTCGGGCAAGTTGCCCTGA
- a CDS encoding succinate dehydrogenase cytochrome b subunit, with amino-acid sequence MERIQADSGPTLRAEPFAASTIGKKVVMAVTGFILFGFVVAHMIGNLQAYMGPEAMNAYAVWLRELMHGSALWIARAVLLLSVILHIWSATALTWDNVRARPVGYRRRAYDRSTYASRTMVWSGPILLLFIVYHLLHFTFGTVHPSFVEGDVYHNFVAGFQVVPVSVFYIVAMLALGYHLYHGIWSMLQTLGLSHPRYNFLRHGFAGLMTAIVVVGNISFPLAVLTGVIR; translated from the coding sequence ATGGAACGAATCCAGGCTGACTCCGGTCCAACCCTGCGCGCCGAGCCGTTCGCCGCCTCGACCATCGGGAAGAAGGTGGTCATGGCGGTCACCGGTTTCATTCTCTTCGGCTTCGTCGTCGCGCACATGATCGGAAACCTCCAGGCCTATATGGGCCCGGAGGCCATGAACGCCTATGCGGTCTGGCTGCGCGAGCTGATGCACGGCTCGGCGCTCTGGATCGCCCGCGCGGTGCTCCTCCTGTCGGTGATCCTGCATATCTGGTCGGCCACCGCGCTCACCTGGGATAACGTCCGCGCCCGCCCGGTCGGCTACCGCCGGCGCGCCTACGACCGCTCCACGTATGCCTCGCGCACCATGGTCTGGAGCGGGCCGATCCTCCTGCTCTTCATCGTTTACCACCTCCTCCACTTCACCTTCGGCACGGTCCACCCCTCGTTCGTGGAGGGGGACGTCTATCACAACTTCGTCGCGGGCTTCCAGGTCGTGCCCGTCTCGGTCTTCTACATCGTCGCGATGCTCGCCCTGGGGTACCACCTGTATCACGGGATCTGGAGCATGCTGCAGACGCTGGGTCTCTCGCATCCGCGGTACAACTTCCTGCGCCACGGATTCGCGGGCCTCATGACGGCGATCGTCGTCGTGGGCAACATCTCCTTTCCGCTCGCCGTGCTGACGGGCGTGATCCGGTAG
- a CDS encoding outer membrane beta-barrel protein — translation MNRHLESRTPTQPGTSALALLVVSLVALAIAIAIAPARSHAAEIVPSYGLTRSVDGGDQVKGMFGLALRGNIIPNVLQSEIGAGYRTEEMSGGALHVRQWPITASLLISPMNVVYAGAGVGWYHTTYDYEDDALGDETVQKFGVHVGGGIKVPVAPRVALDLGGRYVKLQDQESKLIPEKFDPSFWTLSMGLALKF, via the coding sequence ATGAACCGACACCTCGAAAGCCGCACGCCGACCCAGCCGGGCACGTCCGCGCTCGCGCTCCTCGTCGTCTCCCTGGTTGCGCTCGCGATTGCCATCGCGATCGCTCCCGCGCGCTCGCACGCCGCCGAGATCGTGCCCTCGTACGGGCTGACGCGCTCCGTGGACGGCGGCGACCAGGTGAAGGGCATGTTCGGACTGGCCCTGCGCGGGAACATCATCCCGAACGTGCTCCAGAGCGAGATCGGCGCCGGCTACCGCACCGAGGAGATGTCGGGCGGGGCGCTGCACGTGCGCCAGTGGCCGATCACGGCCTCGCTCCTCATTTCGCCAATGAACGTGGTGTATGCGGGCGCGGGCGTGGGCTGGTACCACACGACCTACGACTACGAAGACGACGCGCTCGGCGACGAGACCGTCCAGAAGTTCGGCGTGCACGTGGGCGGAGGCATCAAGGTGCCGGTCGCGCCGCGGGTGGCGCTGGACCTGGGCGGCCGCTACGTGAAGCTGCAGGATCAGGAGTCGAAGCTAATTCCTGAGAAGTTCGATCCGTCGTTCTGGACCCTGTCGATGGGTCTTGCGCTGAAGTTCTAG
- a CDS encoding MFS transporter — MSPPPRRARGGVRTIGRALAHRNYRLFFTGQSISLIGAWLTRVATSWLVYRLTHSAWMLGIVGFAGQFPTFLLAPIAGVWVDRWNRHRVLVVTQVLAAIQSGLLAYLALRGIITIPHVIALSIFQGVINALDMPARQSFVVDMIGNNREDLPNAIALNSSMFNGARLIGPSVAGILIAWVGEGWCFFIDAVSYLAVIASLLLMKVALSERPRREGSVVREIREGYRYIAGFTPIRSVLLLLALVSLLGFPYTVLMPIMAAQVLHGGPHTLGFLMAASGVGALTGALYLASRSSVLGLGSLIARSAAGFGLGLVLFSLSRNLWLSMGLMAVCGLAMILQMAASNTVIQTLVDDDKRGRVMSFYSMAFFGTAPLGSLFAGTVATWIGAPRTILVGGAACVLAALGFWKALPHIRRAARPVYVRLGILPAPTEQSL, encoded by the coding sequence GTGAGCCCGCCACCCCGGCGCGCGCGCGGCGGCGTCCGCACGATCGGCCGCGCGCTGGCGCATCGAAACTACCGCCTCTTCTTCACCGGTCAGAGCATCTCCCTCATCGGGGCCTGGCTCACGCGAGTGGCCACGAGCTGGCTGGTCTACCGGCTCACCCACTCGGCGTGGATGCTCGGCATCGTCGGGTTCGCCGGACAGTTCCCCACCTTCCTGCTCGCTCCGATCGCGGGCGTCTGGGTGGATCGCTGGAACCGCCACCGCGTGCTCGTCGTCACGCAGGTGCTCGCCGCGATCCAGTCGGGGCTGCTCGCCTACCTGGCCCTGCGCGGCATCATCACGATTCCGCACGTGATCGCGCTGAGCATCTTCCAGGGCGTGATCAACGCGCTGGACATGCCGGCACGGCAATCGTTCGTGGTGGACATGATCGGCAACAACCGCGAGGACCTGCCGAACGCGATCGCGCTCAATTCCTCGATGTTCAACGGCGCGCGCCTCATCGGCCCCTCGGTGGCGGGAATCCTCATCGCCTGGGTCGGCGAGGGGTGGTGCTTCTTCATCGATGCCGTGAGCTACCTCGCGGTGATCGCGTCCTTGCTGCTCATGAAGGTCGCCCTGTCCGAGCGCCCCCGCCGCGAGGGCTCGGTCGTTCGGGAGATCCGCGAGGGCTACCGCTACATCGCGGGGTTCACGCCGATCCGGTCCGTGCTCCTCCTGCTCGCGCTGGTCAGCCTGCTCGGATTCCCCTACACCGTGCTCATGCCGATCATGGCCGCGCAGGTGCTGCACGGCGGCCCGCACACCCTCGGCTTCCTCATGGCCGCCTCGGGCGTCGGCGCCCTGACGGGCGCGCTCTACCTCGCCTCGCGCAGCTCGGTGCTGGGGCTGGGGAGCCTGATCGCCCGGAGCGCCGCCGGCTTCGGCCTCGGCCTCGTCCTCTTCTCGCTCTCGCGCAACCTGTGGCTTTCGATGGGGCTGATGGCGGTCTGCGGCCTCGCCATGATCCTCCAGATGGCCGCGAGCAACACGGTGATCCAGACCCTCGTGGACGATGACAAGCGCGGGCGCGTCATGAGCTTCTATTCGATGGCCTTCTTCGGAACGGCGCCCCTCGGAAGCCTGTTCGCCGGAACGGTCGCCACCTGGATCGGCGCGCCGCGCACGATCCTCGTGGGCGGCGCCGCCTGCGTGCTCGCGGCCCTCGGATTCTGGAAAGCGCTCCCGCACATCCGCCGCGCTGCCCGCCCCGTCTACGTCCGCCTGGGGATTCTCCCCGCGCCGACCGAGCAGAGCCTGTGA
- a CDS encoding DUF1579 family protein — translation MDEEAERAIAHANEIFEKDVGTWDAESVIRPGPEASPVPAKGVARNRRIAGGRYLVMDYASDSGFEGHGIYGWDPARGRYTGVWVDSTSSAIARSEGTWDPATRTMTYETVVDLGTRSVRYREITQTQEDGSLLYRNLVPLPQGGEFEMVRVVYRRRA, via the coding sequence ATGGATGAAGAGGCCGAGCGCGCGATCGCGCATGCGAACGAGATTTTCGAGAAGGACGTCGGCACGTGGGACGCCGAATCGGTCATCCGTCCCGGCCCCGAGGCCTCGCCGGTGCCGGCCAAGGGCGTGGCCCGCAATCGCCGCATCGCCGGCGGGCGCTACCTGGTCATGGACTACGCCTCCGACAGCGGCTTCGAGGGGCATGGGATCTACGGATGGGATCCGGCGCGGGGCCGATACACGGGCGTCTGGGTGGATTCCACGTCTTCAGCGATCGCTCGGTCCGAGGGAACGTGGGATCCGGCAACTCGTACGATGACGTACGAGACGGTGGTGGACCTGGGCACCCGTTCCGTCCGCTATCGTGAGATCACGCAGACCCAGGAGGACGGGTCGCTGCTCTATCGAAACCTGGTGCCTCTGCCACAGGGCGGTGAGTTCGAGATGGTACGGGTGGTCTATCGCCGCCGGGCCTGA
- a CDS encoding peptide-N-glycosidase F-related protein, which produces MNRRAAAPVALLLVSLMLQGSARGDDRDTMPGASRGPGPRVADVSIFRDAAIRWSPDSLRFFARRGLSYVDAGRGAVTTVTLPTLRTPHKITAILTVRPVAKSDREVCDRYDRAGSVRITVPGAPDLEVLRFITSYGGRTDHEVDVTALAPLLQGRRTFTAHIDTWTSPAWTVDFSLRYTPLTDFDNASWAAPVYGTDNFNREGMPHGDSATVVIPPGLSRVVLRYTATGHCTDGVDADEFVSKANVIAVDGVVVARFHPWRDDCRSFRDRNPYCARWTDGSWSSDYARSGWCPGVEVLPQEFDLTDHLRAGRHTIRIAIEDMRPKDAKGNYGYWRVAAALVGWKTPPRLWRNP; this is translated from the coding sequence GTGAATCGCCGAGCGGCTGCGCCTGTTGCCCTCCTCCTGGTCTCGCTGATGCTGCAGGGCTCGGCGCGTGGTGACGACCGCGACACGATGCCTGGGGCGAGCCGCGGCCCTGGCCCGCGCGTTGCCGACGTCTCGATCTTCCGCGATGCCGCGATCCGCTGGAGTCCCGACTCCTTGCGCTTCTTCGCGCGGCGCGGACTCTCGTACGTGGATGCCGGACGCGGCGCCGTCACGACGGTCACGCTTCCCACGCTCCGAACCCCGCACAAGATCACGGCGATTCTCACGGTGCGACCCGTCGCGAAGTCGGACCGTGAGGTCTGCGACCGCTACGACCGCGCCGGCAGCGTCCGGATCACCGTTCCCGGCGCGCCCGATCTCGAGGTGCTCCGGTTCATCACCTCGTACGGCGGGCGCACGGACCATGAGGTGGACGTCACCGCGCTGGCCCCGCTCCTCCAGGGGCGCCGCACGTTCACGGCGCACATCGACACCTGGACCAGCCCGGCCTGGACGGTGGACTTCTCGCTCCGCTACACGCCGCTCACCGACTTCGACAACGCCTCCTGGGCCGCGCCGGTCTATGGCACCGACAACTTCAACCGCGAAGGGATGCCGCACGGCGACAGCGCGACCGTCGTGATCCCACCGGGGCTCTCCCGCGTGGTGCTCCGCTACACCGCGACGGGCCACTGCACCGACGGCGTGGACGCGGACGAGTTCGTCTCCAAGGCGAACGTGATCGCGGTGGACGGCGTGGTGGTGGCGCGCTTCCATCCCTGGCGCGACGACTGCCGCTCGTTCCGCGACCGGAATCCCTACTGCGCGCGATGGACCGACGGTAGCTGGTCCTCGGACTACGCGCGAAGCGGATGGTGCCCGGGGGTCGAGGTGCTTCCCCAGGAATTCGATCTCACCGATCATCTGCGCGCCGGCCGCCACACCATCCGGATCGCGATCGAAGACATGCGTCCCAAGGATGCGAAGGGAAACTACGGCTACTGGCGGGTCGCGGCAGCGCTGGTGGGCTGGAAGACGCCGCCTCGCCTCTGGCGCAACCCCTGA